In the Deinococcus yavapaiensis KR-236 genome, TCGAAGGCACTCAGTCGGCGGCCATGCTGCCCGCGTACTGCAGGTTGTACAGCTTGGCGTAGTAGCCGTTCTTCGCCAGGAGTTCGGCATGCCGACCCATCTCGACGATCTTGCCCTTGCGCATCACGACGATGCGGTCGCAGTGCTCGATGGTGGACAGGCGGTGCGCGATGATGATGCTCGTGCGGCCGTGCATGACCTTGGCGAGGGCGTCTTGAATTTGCAGTTCCGTCTCCGTGTCGATGGAGGCGGTGGCTTCGTCGAGGACGAGCAGGATGTCGGGATTTTGAATGAGGGCCCGCGCGAAGGCGATGAGTTGCTTTTGGCCGGTGGAAAGCGTCGCGCCGCGCTCGCGCACCTCCGTTTGGTAGCCGTCGGGCAAGCTCATGATGAAGTCGTGCACGCCGACGTACTTGCACGCCTGCACGACGCGCTCGTGCGCAATGGCGGCGTTGCCGAGCGTCAAGTTGCTTTCCATGGTCCCGGCGAACAAGAAGACGTCTTGCAGCACCACGCCGATATGGCGGCGCAAGTCGTGCTGCGCGAGGTCGCGCACGTCGACGCCGTCGACCCTCACGATTCCACGCTGCACGTCGTAGAAGCGTGACACGAGACTCGTGATGCTCGTCTTGCCCGCGCCCGTCGCTCCGACGAGGGCGACGCTTTCACCGGGCTGAATGTGCAAATCGATGCCGCGTAGAATCCAGCGGTCGTCCTTGTCGGGCGTGTCCGCCGTCACGTCCTGGTCGTACGCGAACCACACGTGCTCGAGGTCCACGCGGCCCTGGAAGTGTTCGAGCTTCTTCGCGTCGGGCTTGTCCTTGATCTTCTCGTCGGTGTCGAGTACCCCGAAGATGCGCTCGGCGGACGCCATGGCCGCTTGAAGGTTGTTGAAGACGTCGGCGAGGTCCTGAATGGGTTGAAAGAGGGCCGTCACCCAAATCGTGAAGGCGAACAAAGTCCCGACGGTCATGGCGCCCTCGCCGAGGATTTGCCGCCCGGCGTACCACAGCACGAGCGCGGTCGCGACGTTGGACAAAATCGACACGGTCGGTTGGAACAGCGAGAACCAGTGAATCGAGTCGAGGTTCGCGCCCAGCAACGCTCGGTTGGGACGGTCGAACTCCACGGCGTTGCGACGCTCGCGTCCGAAGAGTTGCAGCGTCATCATCCCGGTGATGTTCTCGTTGAGCTTCGAGTTCACGACCGCTTGGTGAATACGGGTGTCGCGGTAAGCGTCGCGAATCTTGCCGCGAAAGAAGTTCGTAGCGAGGAACAGCACGGGCAGCACGGTGAAGCTCAGCAAGGCGAGCTCCCACGAGACGTACAGCATGATCGTGACGTACGCGATCACCAGCAAGCCCGACTGCACGAGGGACGTGAGGCCGTTCACGACGAAGTTGTTGATGGCGTCGACGTCGGAGGTGACGCGCGTCAGCAGGCGGCCGACGGGATTTTGATCGAAAAAGCCGAGGTGCAGCCGTTGCAACTTCGTGAAGATGTCGGCGCGAATGTCGTACAGGATGCGCTGGCCGAGCACGTTGATCGAGATGGTGAAGGCGTAGCGCAAGCCGAACTCCACGGCCTTGAGCACGAGGTAGAGCGCGGCGGCGAGCAGCAAGCCGCGCTCCAGCGTCCCGAGCTGACTCGTCGTGGCTTGGCCCAGCAGGCCCGGCTTGAGGTACGCGTCGATCGCATGCCGGGAAATCAGGCCGAACAGCGGCTGGGCGAGCGCGATGAAGAGCGCGAGGCCCACGCTCGACAGTACGAGCGAACGATAAGGCTTCAGGTACGAGAGGATGCGGCGCGTGAGGTTCGCGTCGAACGCCTTGCGGTACGCTTCGTCGGCTTGGATGGTCATGCGGAGGGAGCCTCCTGGCTCTGTGAATCGGCGTCGGACGTGTCAGTCTCGAGTTCGCTGGCGAGCCTCTGCTTGCGTTCCAACTCGGCGTAGTGCCCGCCGAGGCGCAGCAGGTCGTCGTGGCTGCCCTGCTCGACGATGCGCGCGCCGCTTCCGTCGGGCGCGACGTCGATCACGACGATGTGGTCGGCGTGCCGCAAGGTGGACACGCGGTGCCCGATGAGGAAGACGGTGCGGCCCGCTTGCACTTCACGCAAACCGCGCAAGATCTTCGCTTCCGTCTCGGTGTCGACGGCCGAGGTCGCGTCGTCGAGGATGAGGATGCGCGGCTCGCGAATGACGGCCCTCGCGAGGGCCGTTCGCTGACGTTGGCCGCCCGAGAGGGTGACGCCGCGCTCGCCGAGCATCGTGTCGTACTGATTCGGGAAGTCTTCGACGTCACGAGCGAGCCCCGCGAGGTTCGCTGCCGACTTGACACGGTTCATGTCGGGCTTGACGTCCGTCTCCGGAGGCATCTGCGTCTTCGTGACGGGAATGCGCGTCGGAATGGGCGGAACGTTTTCGTTGTCGAGTCCGAAGGCGATGTTGCTCGCGATCGTGTCGCTGAACAAGAAGGGTTCTTGCGGCACGACGGCGATCTTGTCTCGCAAAACGCGCAGCGGAATCGCGCGGATGTCGGTTCCGTCGATCAGGACGCGGCCCGAGGTCGGCTCGACGAGGCGCGTGACGAGTTGCGACACGAGGGTCTTGCCCGCTCCGGTCGGGCCGGTGATGCCGAGGGTCGTTCCGGCGGGCACGTGAAGGTTGAAGTCCGCCAAGGCGACTTTCTGGCCGAACTTCAATCCGACGTGCTCGAAGCGAACGTCGCCGCTGATGTCGGTGATGGTCGTGTCGGTGCGCTTCGAGTCGGCGATGGCAGGGCGGCTCGAGAAGATTTCTTGCAAGCGACCCCACGATGCCACGCCTCTCTGAATCAGGTTCGTCATGAACCCGATGGAGAGCATCGGCCAGGCGAGGCGCTCCACGACCGACGCGAACTGCGTGAATTCACCGAGGGTGATGCGGCCGCCCGGTACGAAACCGAGAATCATCAAGCCGCCGTACACCAACACGACGACGTAGGCGATCCCCATCAGCAAGCTCATCAAGGCGTTGAGGGGGCCTTGAACGCGTACGAGCGCGATCGACTTCTTCACGAGGTCGTCGTTCATCGCCTTGTACTCGGCGATTTCACGGTCCTCGAT is a window encoding:
- a CDS encoding ABC transporter ATP-binding protein, with product MTIQADEAYRKAFDANLTRRILSYLKPYRSLVLSSVGLALFIALAQPLFGLISRHAIDAYLKPGLLGQATTSQLGTLERGLLLAAALYLVLKAVEFGLRYAFTISINVLGQRILYDIRADIFTKLQRLHLGFFDQNPVGRLLTRVTSDVDAINNFVVNGLTSLVQSGLLVIAYVTIMLYVSWELALLSFTVLPVLFLATNFFRGKIRDAYRDTRIHQAVVNSKLNENITGMMTLQLFGRERRNAVEFDRPNRALLGANLDSIHWFSLFQPTVSILSNVATALVLWYAGRQILGEGAMTVGTLFAFTIWVTALFQPIQDLADVFNNLQAAMASAERIFGVLDTDEKIKDKPDAKKLEHFQGRVDLEHVWFAYDQDVTADTPDKDDRWILRGIDLHIQPGESVALVGATGAGKTSITSLVSRFYDVQRGIVRVDGVDVRDLAQHDLRRHIGVVLQDVFLFAGTMESNLTLGNAAIAHERVVQACKYVGVHDFIMSLPDGYQTEVRERGATLSTGQKQLIAFARALIQNPDILLVLDEATASIDTETELQIQDALAKVMHGRTSIIIAHRLSTIEHCDRIVVMRKGKIVEMGRHAELLAKNGYYAKLYNLQYAGSMAAD
- a CDS encoding ABC transporter ATP-binding protein, translating into MHGRQYVIGFFAVILANVAVQLPAYFVRLTIDGLTSRTVAISTIVLYALGVIGGAVLAGFFMLVVRRQITVASRQTEYEIRRDVLAHLTTLDKTYYDRVRTGDLMNRLTGDLLAVREMLGFGAWQIASIVAAFATSFTVMLSISWQLTLLTLVVFPIIIFVLVYLARQISFRYVAVQEQNSSISAKAQENFSGARVVKGYAIEDREIAEYKAMNDDLVKKSIALVRVQGPLNALMSLLMGIAYVVVLVYGGLMILGFVPGGRITLGEFTQFASVVERLAWPMLSIGFMTNLIQRGVASWGRLQEIFSSRPAIADSKRTDTTITDISGDVRFEHVGLKFGQKVALADFNLHVPAGTTLGITGPTGAGKTLVSQLVTRLVEPTSGRVLIDGTDIRAIPLRVLRDKIAVVPQEPFLFSDTIASNIAFGLDNENVPPIPTRIPVTKTQMPPETDVKPDMNRVKSAANLAGLARDVEDFPNQYDTMLGERGVTLSGGQRQRTALARAVIREPRILILDDATSAVDTETEAKILRGLREVQAGRTVFLIGHRVSTLRHADHIVVIDVAPDGSGARIVEQGSHDDLLRLGGHYAELERKQRLASELETDTSDADSQSQEAPSA